In Spirochaetota bacterium, a single window of DNA contains:
- a CDS encoding cytidylate kinase-like family protein → MSNPIKESTLERWIQNQMKVWEQEKKVIEKEDKPRPFITISRQYGCFASNIAEAIAKSLNELQNTDKWITYDKNLINKIEEQYNISEKIVETIDTKLREEMSELWRTMLADLPPQAAVFQKLANTIRTLAIHGNAILVGRGSVIITKGLRYGLHLRFVAPLQYRIQKVMEIQKIKDRLTAEKLIEEKDKQRHEFMTQYIKFDAYDPASYDLTFNIAQFTPEQIASIVIEALRARKLI, encoded by the coding sequence ATCAACACTGGAACGCTGGATTCAAAACCAGATGAAGGTATGGGAACAAGAAAAAAAGGTGATTGAAAAAGAAGACAAACCCCGACCTTTCATAACCATTTCCCGCCAATATGGATGTTTTGCAAGTAATATTGCCGAAGCTATCGCTAAAAGCCTCAACGAATTGCAAAACACCGACAAATGGATCACTTACGATAAAAATTTAATTAATAAAATTGAAGAACAATACAACATTTCTGAAAAAATAGTGGAAACAATTGACACAAAACTCCGTGAGGAAATGAGTGAACTATGGCGAACAATGCTTGCTGACCTGCCACCGCAGGCAGCTGTGTTTCAGAAACTGGCAAATACCATACGAACACTTGCAATACATGGCAATGCCATACTAGTGGGAAGAGGTTCTGTAATTATCACAAAGGGATTGCGCTATGGTCTGCACCTTCGCTTTGTTGCCCCACTGCAATACCGCATTCAAAAAGTTATGGAAATCCAAAAGATAAAGGACCGACTAACAGCAGAAAAACTTATAGAAGAAAAGGATAAACAGCGTCATGAGTTCATGACTCAGTACATTAAATTTGATGCCTATGATCCGGCATCATACGATCTTACATTTAACATTGCTCAGTTTACACCAGAACAGATAGCATCTATTGTGATAGAAGCTTTAAGAGCACGTAAACTTATTTAA
- a CDS encoding tetratricopeptide repeat protein: MYKKIFSTLFCIFLTAVYAQDPEDLTREGVELGRKQKYEESLQKLDESIKIYNVRSAKTLHNMGYVYELKGDIANAIPAYEEAVRRNPIQIPSLERLGYLYYKTGLFDKAVATGEQVLKLDPKNQEVIKWLPDAYKQKLIAQAQKQMEERAAQEEKKAVKEVTAEEEKPKETKRILRATVDGMFRVGYFLDSRGFEIVSDNGLGPNIPVQAFIDAGPFDGWEARVTTGNPYYGALLPDVNAWMEKVEGLFNAGGYYLGFGMLGNHHRSGGLFGQDEHINDYKLGMVFGFTQDKAKIDIALYPRLIMRDGEKSSGQTFDADYFDFVYTYTFDKYLYYYTKFTINEFYFFDHTIPACAYVGVYDFSIGVVLSRYNELTGQKQLSFNFSLTERMYFDSINTENPYAKFGNGQGWFGINTDKWTKGDPFSGFRSLSHVFSVGVEEYVHKNVFLYQTLGFELADTSEDHHEITIKIGAGVEL, translated from the coding sequence ATGTATAAAAAAATATTTTCTACATTGTTTTGTATTTTTTTAACTGCTGTGTATGCCCAGGATCCCGAGGATTTGACAAGAGAGGGTGTTGAACTGGGTAGAAAACAAAAATATGAAGAATCACTCCAAAAACTGGATGAATCCATAAAGATCTACAATGTGCGTTCGGCCAAGACACTCCATAATATGGGGTATGTGTATGAACTCAAAGGTGATATAGCTAATGCAATACCTGCATATGAGGAAGCGGTGAGGCGAAATCCCATACAAATACCATCGCTTGAGAGGCTTGGGTATTTATATTACAAAACAGGTTTGTTTGACAAGGCTGTGGCCACAGGTGAGCAGGTGTTAAAGCTTGACCCTAAAAATCAGGAAGTCATTAAGTGGTTGCCTGATGCATATAAACAAAAGCTTATTGCACAGGCTCAAAAGCAGATGGAAGAGAGAGCAGCGCAAGAAGAAAAGAAAGCCGTTAAAGAAGTAACTGCTGAAGAAGAAAAACCTAAAGAAACAAAGCGTATACTTCGTGCTACAGTTGATGGGATGTTTAGGGTTGGGTATTTTCTTGATAGTAGAGGCTTTGAGATAGTCAGTGATAATGGCCTTGGACCAAATATACCAGTACAGGCTTTTATAGATGCAGGACCATTTGATGGATGGGAAGCTCGCGTCACAACTGGCAATCCTTACTATGGGGCATTGCTACCTGATGTCAATGCGTGGATGGAGAAAGTAGAGGGATTGTTTAATGCGGGGGGATACTATCTGGGGTTTGGTATGCTTGGAAACCACCACAGAAGCGGTGGACTATTTGGTCAAGATGAACACATCAACGATTATAAGCTGGGAATGGTGTTTGGATTTACTCAGGATAAAGCTAAAATTGATATAGCTTTGTATCCACGGCTCATTATGCGCGATGGAGAAAAGTCAAGCGGACAAACATTTGATGCTGATTATTTTGACTTTGTATATACATACACATTTGATAAATATTTGTACTATTACACAAAATTCACTATTAATGAATTTTATTTTTTTGATCATACTATACCTGCATGTGCGTATGTTGGAGTATATGATTTTAGTATAGGGGTTGTGTTGAGCAGGTATAATGAGCTAACCGGCCAAAAACAACTTTCCTTTAACTTTAGCCTTACTGAACGCATGTATTTTGACAGCATTAATACAGAAAACCCGTATGCAAAGTTTGGCAATGGTCAAGGGTGGTTTGGAATAAACACTGACAAATGGACAAAAGGAGATCCTTTTTCTGGATTCAGGTCACTTTCACATGTATTTTCTGTAGGGGTGGAGGAGTATGTTCATAAGAATGTATTTCTTTATCAAACATTGGGTTTTGAACTTGCTGATACATCCGAAGACCATCATGAAATTACAATTAAAATTGGTGCAGGAGTTGAACTATAG
- a CDS encoding inositol monophosphatase — MDYAAITEDAIEVCKQAGAIILEGYYRNDVKIDYKSKTNLVTNIDYESEQFIVESINKKFPDHAIVAEEGSLKKTNGNYVWFVDPLDATNNFAHKIPLFCVTIALYSRQLKTTVVGVVYEPLRDECFYAWKGGGAYLNTKRIFVSQIGDIGISVIATGFPYKKDDPQVNNLKQFNNVLPHVQGIRRMGSAAIDLSYVACGRFDGYWEPMLYPWDMAAGALIVEEAGGKVTKYNGDTFDPEYPEICATNGLIHQQLLECINR; from the coding sequence ATGGATTATGCAGCAATTACTGAAGATGCTATTGAGGTATGCAAACAGGCAGGAGCTATTATTCTTGAAGGGTATTACCGCAATGATGTGAAAATAGATTATAAAAGCAAAACAAATCTGGTAACCAATATAGACTATGAATCAGAACAATTTATAGTTGAAAGTATTAACAAAAAGTTTCCCGACCATGCGATAGTTGCCGAAGAGGGTAGCCTAAAAAAGACAAATGGTAACTATGTTTGGTTTGTTGACCCATTAGATGCTACCAATAATTTTGCGCACAAGATACCACTTTTTTGTGTCACCATCGCATTATATTCACGGCAGTTAAAAACAACAGTGGTTGGCGTTGTCTATGAACCCTTACGGGATGAATGTTTTTATGCATGGAAAGGTGGTGGCGCCTATCTCAATACAAAGCGTATATTTGTTTCACAGATTGGGGATATTGGCATTTCAGTTATTGCAACAGGGTTCCCGTATAAAAAAGATGATCCGCAAGTTAATAATCTTAAACAGTTTAATAATGTATTACCACATGTACAGGGAATCCGACGTATGGGCTCAGCAGCAATTGACCTTTCGTATGTGGCATGCGGCAGGTTTGATGGGTACTGGGAACCCATGCTGTATCCCTGGGATATGGCAGCAGGCGCACTTATAGTGGAGGAAGCCGGCGGAAAGGTCACTAAATACAATGGTGATACTTTTGATCCAGAATACCCTGAGATATGTGCCACTAATGGATTGATTCATCAACAGCTTTTGGAATGCATCAACAGGTAA